In Bacteroidales bacterium, the following proteins share a genomic window:
- a CDS encoding DUF1573 domain-containing protein — translation MKRRILFALLIAGCFVAGLMAQSRRPFMSFDTDAHDFGTITEEGGPVTYRFEFTNTGGAPLIISNVTTSCGCTAPSWSKEPVLPGAKGFVSATYDPKNRPGKFEKTITIVSNAEKSPVILRISGEVTSKLPGIENMLPVKIGNLRLSSNTVSFGDLNFGDQDRKSLYVMNTGSSTVQISFSDVPKHLLVMPNPAQLKPGESGTIDITYETELKNAWGFVTDRFQLLINGKAEPLNRIVVTANIKEDFSRLSQSDMASAPVISAEKETFDFGTVKQGTKIEASYVIKNTGKRDLLIRDVQTSCGCTVAVPGDKIVKPGKSTTIKAVFDTRGYHGTQNKLVMVISNDPRTPKLTLWLRGTVEK, via the coding sequence CACGATTTCGGGACCATTACCGAAGAAGGCGGTCCGGTTACCTACCGGTTCGAATTCACCAATACGGGCGGAGCCCCTCTGATCATCAGCAACGTTACAACCTCCTGCGGATGCACAGCACCCTCGTGGTCGAAAGAACCTGTATTGCCCGGAGCAAAAGGTTTTGTGAGCGCCACCTATGACCCCAAAAACCGGCCCGGAAAATTTGAAAAAACCATCACCATTGTATCCAACGCCGAAAAATCTCCGGTTATTTTGCGCATCTCAGGCGAGGTAACAAGTAAACTACCCGGAATCGAAAACATGCTTCCGGTTAAAATTGGCAATCTGCGGTTGAGCTCCAATACAGTGAGCTTCGGCGATCTGAATTTCGGCGACCAGGACCGTAAGAGCCTTTATGTGATGAATACCGGAAGCTCCACTGTTCAGATTTCTTTTTCCGATGTACCAAAACACCTGTTGGTTATGCCCAATCCGGCGCAACTGAAACCGGGCGAGTCAGGCACCATTGACATCACCTATGAAACCGAACTGAAAAATGCCTGGGGCTTTGTTACAGACCGTTTTCAATTGCTGATCAACGGGAAAGCAGAGCCACTGAACCGGATTGTTGTAACAGCCAACATTAAGGAAGATTTTTCACGGCTTTCCCAGAGCGACATGGCTTCCGCACCGGTCATCTCAGCCGAAAAGGAAACATTCGACTTTGGAACCGTGAAACAGGGAACAAAAATTGAAGCCAGCTATGTGATAAAAAACACAGGCAAACGGGACCTGCTCATCCGGGATGTTCAGACATCCTGCGGATGCACGGTGGCAGTACCCGGCGACAAAATAGTAAAACCCGGAAAATCGACCACCATCAAAGCGGTATTTGACACCCGCGGGTATCACGGAACACAGAACAAGCTGGTTATGGTGATCAGCAACGACCCCAGGACGCCCAAGCTCACCTTATGGCTGAGGGGAACGGTAGAAAAATAA